In one Stenotrophomonas maltophilia genomic region, the following are encoded:
- a CDS encoding biliverdin-producing heme oxygenase — protein MNAHIAPEDSRSLRLKAATRDSHGALDKRIMAGDIFADLGSFARFLRVQYRFHRSIDRLYASPALEALLPGLAGRRRLQQVAADLHDLGQDLPGADMAPLAGDLPLPVALGWLYVAEGSNLGGTVLYKMAARLGLDQGFGARHLAAHPDGAARHWREFTAALDAVPLSAAQEQQVIDAADAAFRSVHGHVEIEFG, from the coding sequence ATGAACGCACATATCGCTCCTGAAGACAGCCGCAGCCTGCGCCTCAAGGCCGCCACGCGCGACAGCCACGGCGCACTGGACAAGCGCATCATGGCCGGTGACATCTTTGCCGATCTCGGCAGCTTCGCCCGCTTCCTGCGCGTGCAGTACCGCTTCCATCGCAGCATCGACCGGCTGTACGCCAGCCCGGCGCTGGAGGCATTGCTGCCGGGGCTGGCCGGGCGTCGGCGTCTGCAGCAGGTGGCAGCTGATCTGCACGACCTGGGGCAGGATCTCCCTGGCGCGGACATGGCGCCGTTGGCAGGTGACCTGCCGTTGCCGGTGGCGCTGGGGTGGCTGTACGTGGCCGAAGGCTCCAACCTGGGGGGCACGGTGCTGTACAAGATGGCCGCGCGGCTTGGCCTGGACCAAGGGTTCGGTGCCCGCCACCTGGCTGCGCACCCGGATGGCGCGGCCCGCCACTGGCGGGAATTCACCGCCGCGTTGGATGCGGTGCCCCTGAGCGCCGCGCAGGAACAGCAGGTGATCGATGCCGCCGATGCCGCGTTCCGTAGCGTGCATGGCCACGTTGAAATCGAGTTCGGCTGA
- a CDS encoding DUF2789 domain-containing protein translates to MITTEPRMTNLFLQLGLDASAEGIARFIRDHQLATGVAVADAPYWNDGQRQFLAESLQADAAWSTVVDELNESLHEDAVKAATGL, encoded by the coding sequence ATGATCACCACCGAACCGCGCATGACCAACCTGTTCCTGCAGCTGGGCCTGGATGCCAGCGCCGAGGGCATCGCCCGCTTCATCCGCGACCACCAGCTGGCTACCGGCGTGGCGGTGGCCGACGCGCCCTACTGGAACGATGGCCAGCGGCAGTTCCTGGCCGAATCGCTGCAGGCCGATGCGGCCTGGAGCACGGTGGTCGATGAATTGAACGAGTCGCTGCACGAAGATGCGGTGAAGGCAGCGACCGGGCTGTAA